A stretch of the Aegilops tauschii subsp. strangulata cultivar AL8/78 chromosome 4, Aet v6.0, whole genome shotgun sequence genome encodes the following:
- the LOC109773145 gene encoding probable inactive heme oxygenase 2, chloroplastic, which yields MNRSGGDSEDCLPKSKWITMLLAIAVPSAAPLRRPHHFRFLHPPGKLSLSRTRCAPSPPAEAQPVPPQPRRYPRQYPGEAVGVAEEMRFVAMRLRNTKRTTRNKDNNRADGAGEDDESKEEEVEDNDEMDEEGNDEVEEEEDNHEVEEWMPSMEGFVGYLVDSKLVFDTVERIIAGSTDVAYVYFRKSGLERSASIEKDLEWFREQAIEIPEPSTFGSTYAAYLSELAGSSAPAFLSHYYNIYFSHTTGGLAIGKKTCDKILEGRLLEFYKWDSDPELLLKDAREKLNELSKHWSRKDRNLCLKEAAKCFQYMGRIVRLIVS from the exons ATGAATAGGAGCGGTGGTGACAGTGAAGACTGTTTGCCAAAGTCCAAGTGGATAACCATGCTGCTCGCCATTGCCGTCCCCTCGGCGGCGCCGCTCCGGCGACCACATCACTTCCGCTTTCTCCACCCTCCCGGAAAGCTTAGCTTATCCAGAACGCGCTGCGCCCCTTCGCCCCCGGCAGAGGCGCAGCCAGTGCCTCCGCAACCCCGGCGGTACCCGAGGCAGTACCCAGGCGAGGCGGTGGGCGTTGCCGAGGAGATGCGGTTCGTCGCCATGCGCCTCCGCAACACTAAGCGCACTACTCGTAATAAGGACAATAATAGGGCCGACGGAGCTGGGGAGGACGATGAatcgaaggaggaggaggtggaggacaacgacgagatggacgaggaGGGCAACGACgaagtggaggaggaggaggacaaccACGAAGTGGAGGAGTGGATGCCCAGCATGGAAGGGTTCGTGGGCTACCTTGTGGATAGCAAGCTTGTCTTCGACACCGTCGAGCGGATCATAGCCGGTTCCACGGACGTCGCCT ATGTTTACTTCAGGAAAAGTGGTTTGGAACGTTCGGCTAGCATTGAAAAAGATTTGGAGTGGTTCAGAGAACAAGCAATTGAAATTCCAGAGCCAAGTACTTTTGGATCAACATATGCAGCTTATCTGTCTGAATTGGCTGGGAGCAGTGCCCCGGCCTTCCTTTCCCATTATTACAATATTTATTTTTCTCATACAACTGGAGGGTTGGCGATTGGTAAAAAG ACATGCGACAAAATTTTGGAAGGGAGATTGCTGGAGTTCTACAAATGGGATTCTGACCCAGAACTTTTACTAAAAGATGCTAGGGAGAAGCTTAATGAGCTTAGCAAG CACTGGTCTCGGAAGGACAGGAACTTATGCTTGAAAGAAGCCGCCAAATGCTTCCAGTACATGGGGCGGATTGTGCGGTTAATCGTTTCATAG